From a region of the Paenibacillus sp. FSL R10-2734 genome:
- a CDS encoding ANTAR domain-containing protein yields the protein MTEKDTAERSTSSPDAVLRSSGYIVTTAFTQEEAVTQIKDADASILHLPITEMNSWGTLLMRHKIAPILWWCTDETATLSLAACEDNIMVDGVLSPTMLSQEIHWILHFSAKQCFERQQWLKEREQLHARIEERKWIDMAKGILSKVKNISESEAYDLLRKQAMNERKRMVDVATSIIKVYQLLQDQN from the coding sequence ATGACAGAGAAGGACACAGCCGAGCGCTCAACTAGTTCACCGGACGCCGTTCTTCGTTCCTCCGGATATATTGTCACCACGGCCTTTACACAAGAAGAAGCTGTGACACAGATCAAAGATGCTGACGCCTCCATACTCCATTTACCCATCACAGAAATGAATAGCTGGGGAACCTTACTTATGCGTCATAAGATTGCACCAATTCTTTGGTGGTGTACCGACGAAACAGCCACGTTATCTCTTGCTGCATGTGAAGATAACATCATGGTGGATGGTGTGTTGTCTCCTACCATGCTTTCACAGGAGATTCATTGGATTCTTCATTTCAGTGCCAAACAATGCTTTGAACGGCAACAATGGCTTAAAGAGCGAGAACAACTACATGCCCGGATCGAAGAACGAAAATGGATTGATATGGCTAAAGGAATTCTGTCAAAGGTTAAGAACATTTCCGAATCCGAAGCGTATGATCTTCTCCGTAAACAAGCTATGAATGAACGCAAGCGCATGGTTGATGTTGCTACTTCAATCATTAAAGTATATCAATTACTGCAAGATCAAAACTGA
- a CDS encoding anthranilate phosphoribosyltransferase gives MINLLKEVARGKRGARDLNYEESLFAAESILRQTASPAQIGAFLIAERIKLESMEELEAFVYVCRKYAHRESRLEQGLDCAGPYDGRKSSFIATFPTAFLLSAAGLPVTLHSSASLPPKWGITLLDIIHESGIKSTALGRTNAIAAAYESGVLFVDAEKWCPPLGEIRTIREEIGMRTIFNTAEKLIDYACSPFIVFGIYHNTVFDRLSRLLIKLGYQRALIVQGVEGSEDLYIDRPTRVYTIEKGVAALDIIDPEVLGLDTTVPEVHWTSQQQLETAEAVLQGGGHMAFNNQTLLNGAARLHLAGKVNSIEEGLYTCKNLLDNGEAWSVYMKWRGALLGSKTGAIGPV, from the coding sequence ATGATCAACCTATTAAAAGAAGTGGCCAGAGGCAAACGAGGCGCTCGAGATCTCAATTATGAAGAATCTCTATTTGCCGCGGAGTCCATTCTCCGTCAAACGGCATCGCCTGCCCAAATTGGTGCTTTTCTGATTGCCGAGCGCATTAAGCTAGAAAGCATGGAAGAACTAGAAGCATTCGTCTACGTCTGCCGTAAATACGCGCACCGGGAATCACGACTTGAGCAGGGACTTGATTGTGCCGGTCCTTATGATGGAAGAAAATCCTCATTCATTGCAACTTTTCCCACTGCATTTCTATTGTCAGCTGCCGGACTGCCTGTCACCCTACATAGCTCTGCTTCTCTACCACCCAAATGGGGAATCACCTTACTGGATATCATTCATGAATCCGGCATCAAGAGCACAGCTTTAGGACGCACAAACGCCATCGCTGCCGCCTACGAGAGTGGTGTGCTATTCGTTGATGCTGAAAAATGGTGCCCTCCTCTCGGCGAAATTCGCACCATCCGTGAGGAAATTGGCATGAGAACCATATTTAATACAGCAGAGAAGCTAATTGACTACGCCTGTTCTCCTTTTATTGTCTTCGGTATATACCACAATACAGTCTTCGACCGGTTATCTAGGTTACTAATAAAGCTAGGCTATCAAAGGGCGTTAATCGTCCAAGGCGTGGAAGGCTCAGAGGACCTTTACATTGACCGACCGACCCGTGTATATACAATTGAAAAAGGTGTTGCAGCTCTTGATATCATTGATCCTGAAGTACTGGGTTTAGATACTACAGTTCCTGAAGTGCATTGGACCTCACAGCAACAGCTAGAAACTGCTGAGGCTGTTCTACAGGGCGGCGGTCACATGGCCTTCAATAATCAAACACTACTGAACGGTGCCGCAAGACTACATTTAGCTGGTAAGGTCAATTCAATCGAGGAAGGGCTATATACCTGCAAAAACTTACTGGATAATGGTGAAGCATGGAGCGTCTATATGAAATGGAGGGGAGCACTTCTCGGCAGCAAAACAGGTGCTATAGGTCCAGTATAA
- a CDS encoding pentapeptide repeat-containing protein, producing the protein MYQYLNETFQKHNFDQGSLQDGELNNCTFEQCSFKGSSMEEMNTIGCRFVDCDFTGAMLNASHHKGSAFTNCKFTGANLFVSKFEDCKMVGSDFSNAYLDGITLIGGDWSYTNLRHTNLSRQDLRGIRFTEADLMGCNLQKSDLRGADLSRVQLSQCKLKGADLRDATLEGIDLKSLDLQGVRMDIDQAVLLARSFGAKVGN; encoded by the coding sequence ATGTACCAATACCTTAATGAAACGTTTCAAAAACACAATTTTGACCAAGGAAGTTTGCAGGATGGGGAGTTAAATAACTGTACATTTGAGCAGTGCTCCTTCAAAGGAAGCTCTATGGAAGAGATGAATACCATCGGTTGTCGATTTGTAGATTGCGATTTTACTGGAGCCATGCTCAATGCGTCACACCATAAAGGCTCGGCTTTTACTAACTGTAAGTTCACGGGAGCAAATCTGTTCGTATCGAAATTTGAAGATTGTAAAATGGTAGGATCTGATTTCTCAAATGCTTATTTGGACGGGATTACCCTTATTGGAGGGGATTGGTCCTACACGAACCTAAGACATACCAATCTTAGCAGACAGGATCTGCGTGGGATTCGATTTACGGAAGCGGATTTAATGGGCTGTAATTTGCAAAAAAGTGATCTGCGCGGAGCTGATTTAAGTCGTGTGCAGTTGTCTCAATGCAAGCTAAAGGGGGCTGATCTGCGGGACGCCACTCTTGAGGGGATTGATTTAAAAAGTCTGGATTTACAGGGAGTTCGTATGGATATAGATCAGGCTGTTCTGTTGGCACGCTCTTTTGGAGCTAAGGTAGGGAACTAA
- a CDS encoding PilZ domain-containing protein, protein MDVSSRKEPFRYVMNQPLECWIEVPISNNGPGAGKLTEAVLLDLSRSGCKVRTPLNLRFTAGDTKLIIHLQLNEEKLQLVGSVRWGWMFGLGQYQYGVKLKLNEDEEERLHRELDIWTASLQAEGL, encoded by the coding sequence ATGGATGTGTCCAGCAGGAAAGAACCATTCCGCTATGTAATGAACCAGCCGCTTGAATGCTGGATTGAAGTTCCAATAAGTAATAACGGCCCAGGTGCAGGAAAGCTAACAGAAGCTGTATTGCTTGATCTTAGCCGATCCGGCTGCAAGGTGCGCACCCCTCTAAATCTTCGATTCACGGCGGGCGATACAAAGCTAATCATTCATCTTCAATTAAACGAAGAAAAACTTCAACTCGTGGGTAGCGTTCGTTGGGGCTGGATGTTCGGACTCGGCCAGTACCAATATGGAGTTAAACTTAAATTGAACGAGGACGAAGAAGAACGGCTACATAGAGAACTCGATATATGGACAGCCTCACTGCAAGCAGAGGGGTTGTAG
- a CDS encoding ABC transporter ATP-binding protein, giving the protein MENILEVHDVTKKYRSKHALRGVSFNLNAGKITGLLGSNGSGKSTLMKIIAGLTQPTSGHVSIIGGSVGRDSKAVVSFMPDKPLTESWMNVADALKFQSDFYPDFDQTKASRMLEFMKLRTQDKVKDLSKGMNERLQLTLALSRRASLYLLDEPIGGVDPVARTKILNALVEFYEEDSTILLSTHLVSDIERIFDDVIFIKEGEMVMHTAVEDIRLRQGKSIDELFREVYAEC; this is encoded by the coding sequence TTGGAAAATATACTTGAGGTTCATGACGTTACTAAAAAATATAGATCCAAGCATGCTCTCCGAGGAGTCTCCTTTAATCTGAATGCGGGTAAGATCACAGGACTGCTAGGTAGTAATGGCAGCGGTAAAAGCACACTAATGAAAATCATCGCAGGACTTACACAGCCTACCTCCGGACATGTGTCGATCATAGGGGGTTCTGTAGGCAGAGACAGTAAAGCAGTGGTGTCATTTATGCCGGATAAGCCGCTTACAGAATCCTGGATGAATGTTGCGGATGCTCTAAAGTTCCAAAGTGATTTCTATCCGGATTTTGATCAGACGAAGGCTTCACGAATGTTGGAGTTTATGAAGTTAAGAACACAAGATAAGGTAAAGGATCTGTCTAAAGGGATGAATGAACGCTTACAGCTTACACTTGCCTTATCACGCAGAGCTAGCCTTTATTTACTTGATGAGCCAATCGGTGGCGTAGATCCAGTAGCAAGAACTAAAATTCTTAATGCGTTAGTAGAGTTTTATGAAGAGGACAGCACCATACTCTTATCAACCCATTTAGTATCGGATATTGAGCGGATATTTGATGATGTGATTTTTATAAAAGAGGGAGAAATGGTGATGCATACGGCGGTAGAGGATATCCGACTACGCCAAGGTAAAAGCATAGATGAATTGTTCAGAGAGGTGTACGCGGAATGCTAA
- a CDS encoding GntR family transcriptional regulator → MTIEFDNNLPIYIQIMNYIKGEIVTGKLKPGDKILSVRELASDLQINPNTVQRTFQELEREEIVETRRGMGRYVTSNENTILTIKKEMAQDVLDRFIRGMEDLGFQGEDIVAVVAENIRKKDGEKGE, encoded by the coding sequence ATGACAATCGAATTCGATAACAACCTGCCGATTTATATCCAGATCATGAACTACATCAAAGGTGAAATCGTCACAGGTAAGCTAAAACCGGGAGATAAAATTCTCTCTGTACGTGAGCTTGCTAGTGATTTGCAGATTAATCCGAATACGGTGCAAAGAACTTTTCAGGAACTGGAGCGTGAAGAAATCGTGGAGACCCGGCGTGGAATGGGAAGATATGTTACAAGTAATGAAAACACTATCCTTACCATAAAAAAAGAAATGGCACAAGATGTACTAGATCGTTTCATTCGTGGCATGGAAGATCTCGGTTTTCAAGGAGAAGATATTGTAGCGGTAGTGGCGGAGAATATCCGGAAGAAGGATGGAGAAAAGGGGGAGTAG
- a CDS encoding ABC transporter permease, producing the protein MRRFNNLIVNEWLKLSKKRTFFVPYLLIILLSLLIGYIVHSVSSDMFGSAYEFSSMMLLSQGIGQVITILAIIGTAGIVSKEYSQGTIKFLLIRARSRTAILASKYAVVLIYAFTVAIVGMLAVFVSGALWFGLSGGEAGIREMLTSLMYNSVSTVVYVTLAFMIGILTTSTGVTIGVTMFMLMIDKLIISREFYKYVLFPNLNLSAYEGGGAPIPGMTLTFSIIMLVLYTVVFLLIGFSVFRRRDVA; encoded by the coding sequence TTGCGTAGATTTAATAATCTTATTGTTAATGAATGGCTAAAGCTCTCGAAGAAACGTACGTTTTTCGTTCCGTATTTATTGATAATTCTTTTATCTCTGCTGATAGGATACATTGTGCATTCCGTGTCATCTGACATGTTTGGATCAGCGTATGAGTTCTCATCCATGATGTTGCTTTCACAAGGGATTGGGCAAGTGATTACCATTCTCGCAATCATCGGAACAGCGGGTATTGTCTCAAAAGAATATAGTCAGGGCACCATCAAATTCCTTCTAATCCGTGCAAGAAGCCGTACAGCAATACTTGCATCCAAATATGCTGTTGTGCTGATTTATGCGTTTACAGTGGCTATTGTCGGCATGTTGGCGGTTTTTGTATCAGGAGCATTATGGTTCGGATTAAGTGGTGGTGAGGCTGGTATTCGCGAGATGTTAACCAGTTTAATGTACAACTCTGTTAGTACAGTTGTGTATGTAACGCTTGCTTTTATGATTGGGATTTTGACGACTTCAACGGGTGTGACCATCGGGGTTACTATGTTTATGCTGATGATAGATAAATTGATCATTTCCCGTGAGTTCTATAAATATGTATTATTCCCGAACCTGAATTTATCTGCTTATGAAGGTGGAGGAGCACCTATACCTGGAATGACGCTGACCTTTTCCATCATAATGCTAGTCTTATACACAGTTGTCTTTCTACTCATAGGCTTTTCCGTCTTTAGACGAAGGGATGTTGCTTAA
- a CDS encoding ABC transporter ATP-binding protein yields MKQESNEHMQDSIVLQMNGVSKIIKGKSIVDKLAFDIRKGEIVGLLGPNGAGKTTTIRMMTGLIRMSEGDVIIQGHSVKNDFNKAIGHIGAIIENPEFYPYMTGLDNLKQYQRMTDNIEAGRIEEVVELVGLQEAMNKKVKAYSLGMRQRLGIAQALLNRPKLLILDEPTNGLDPAGIREMRDYMRRIAEVEGISILISSHLLTEIEQICHRAIVIQNGKLVTVTAIGGEQETTTEVKLTIRVGSVESAINLLEGMEYAELLSMDSARSEVTVSLHDSRVPELVTTFSNKGVGVFRIIENKQSLEEDFLKWTGGNRIA; encoded by the coding sequence ATGAAGCAGGAAAGTAACGAACACATGCAAGACTCCATCGTTTTGCAAATGAATGGGGTAAGCAAGATCATTAAAGGGAAATCCATTGTGGATAAGTTGGCATTTGATATCCGTAAGGGAGAAATTGTAGGGCTCTTAGGACCAAATGGTGCAGGAAAGACAACAACAATTCGTATGATGACGGGCTTAATAAGAATGAGCGAAGGTGATGTGATCATTCAAGGTCACAGTGTTAAGAATGATTTTAATAAAGCGATTGGGCATATCGGTGCGATTATTGAGAATCCAGAGTTCTATCCTTATATGACAGGGCTTGATAACCTAAAGCAATACCAAAGAATGACGGATAATATTGAGGCCGGTAGAATTGAAGAGGTTGTGGAATTGGTAGGGCTTCAGGAAGCGATGAATAAGAAAGTGAAGGCTTATTCACTGGGAATGCGTCAACGTCTTGGGATTGCTCAGGCGTTACTGAACCGTCCGAAGTTATTGATTCTAGATGAGCCTACGAACGGACTAGATCCTGCTGGAATCAGAGAAATGCGTGATTATATGCGTAGAATTGCAGAGGTTGAAGGGATTTCTATTCTAATCTCCAGCCACTTACTGACTGAAATTGAACAAATTTGCCATCGTGCCATTGTGATTCAGAACGGCAAGCTGGTGACTGTGACAGCAATTGGTGGAGAGCAGGAGACAACTACAGAAGTGAAGCTAACAATTCGTGTAGGTTCAGTTGAATCAGCAATTAACCTCTTGGAAGGGATGGAATACGCAGAGTTATTATCAATGGATAGTGCTCGATCTGAGGTGACGGTAAGTCTGCATGATAGTAGAGTGCCCGAGCTAGTGACGACTTTTAGTAATAAAGGGGTAGGTGTTTTCCGCATTATAGAGAATAAACAAAGCTTAGAGGAAGATTTCTTGAAATGGACAGGAGGGAACCGCATTGCGTAG
- a CDS encoding sulfurtransferase, whose amino-acid sequence MEPIVSTRWLLARLYEPELVIVDCRFLLTDPEAGRKAYTEDHIPGAIYLHLEEQLSAAVSTHGGRHPLPEISKLTSALSKVGINRDSIVVAYDDQGGAYASRLWWMLRYLGHERVYVMDEGYSTWKKGKFPVSDHQAVRIPSQYEADVQTDMLVSMEDVQTVVKGGGALLIDSRESRRYAGLEEPIDPKAGHIPGAINKFWKDVLDDQGRWKSTEVLKEHYEGIDPEQEIIVYCGSGVSACPNVLALGTAGFKNVKLYAGSWSDWISYEGNPIATGEE is encoded by the coding sequence ATGGAACCAATCGTTTCTACTCGCTGGCTGCTTGCTCGGCTATACGAACCTGAACTTGTTATAGTCGATTGCCGTTTTTTACTCACTGATCCGGAAGCTGGACGTAAAGCCTACACAGAAGATCATATTCCCGGCGCAATCTATTTACACCTGGAAGAACAACTCTCAGCAGCAGTAAGCACACACGGTGGTCGTCATCCACTGCCCGAAATCTCGAAACTGACCTCCGCACTTAGCAAGGTTGGCATTAACAGAGATAGCATTGTTGTAGCCTATGATGATCAAGGCGGAGCTTATGCTTCCCGTCTGTGGTGGATGCTCCGTTATTTGGGTCATGAACGTGTGTATGTAATGGATGAAGGCTACTCTACTTGGAAAAAAGGTAAATTCCCAGTCAGTGATCATCAAGCGGTGCGCATTCCAAGCCAGTATGAAGCAGATGTTCAAACGGACATGCTTGTTAGCATGGAAGATGTGCAAACCGTGGTTAAGGGCGGTGGCGCATTGTTGATCGATTCACGGGAATCCCGCCGCTACGCAGGACTTGAAGAGCCGATTGATCCTAAAGCCGGTCACATTCCAGGAGCTATCAATAAGTTCTGGAAGGATGTGCTCGATGACCAAGGGCGCTGGAAATCAACTGAGGTGCTGAAAGAGCATTATGAGGGGATTGATCCTGAGCAAGAGATTATCGTGTACTGTGGATCAGGCGTAAGCGCCTGCCCAAATGTCCTCGCACTTGGGACAGCCGGGTTCAAGAATGTGAAGTTGTATGCAGGGAGTTGGAGTGATTGGATTTCGTATGAGGGGAATCCGATTGCGACGGGAGAAGAATAG
- a CDS encoding type IV toxin-antitoxin system AbiEi family antitoxin domain-containing protein, producing MKLRTGVADPILWEIGASRIAFEIMDFGSHGMDRSKYRMDLNRGLFLQSQDCTVLYISLDELKENPSFILSAMRNILFSYLLAEKSAKITAERAYSRIERDLMRAAIRHHRVLRPADAARELELHTMTIIKYCRKLVDKGKFRPVARGSSQRIIYYEYIGTLQSPDLV from the coding sequence ATGAAGTTAAGGACTGGCGTGGCAGATCCTATTTTGTGGGAGATCGGAGCCTCGCGTATTGCATTTGAGATCATGGACTTTGGCTCACATGGAATGGATCGTAGCAAATATCGGATGGACTTGAACCGCGGGCTTTTTCTACAGTCTCAAGACTGCACGGTGCTCTATATCTCGCTGGATGAGCTAAAAGAAAATCCATCTTTCATTCTCTCTGCGATGCGGAACATTCTCTTTTCTTATTTGTTAGCAGAAAAGTCTGCGAAGATAACCGCTGAGAGAGCCTATTCCAGAATCGAGCGCGATCTGATGCGGGCAGCCATCCGGCACCATCGTGTCCTTCGCCCGGCTGATGCTGCGAGAGAGCTGGAATTGCACACGATGACGATCATTAAATACTGCCGGAAGCTGGTGGATAAAGGTAAATTTCGCCCGGTGGCAAGAGGTTCATCTCAGCGGATCATTTACTATGAATATATAGGTACGCTACAAAGTCCAGATTTGGTTTGA
- a CDS encoding MFS transporter — MPTESPNKKHWKRDIIIFLSSQTFSLFGSALVQYAIMWYVTLTTKSGMMMTLFIICGFIPTFILSPFAGVWADRFNRKYLIIIADAIIAFVTLILAITFLLGYDEIWLLFAIAAVRALGAGIQTPAVGAILPQIVPEDKLTKVNGINGSLQALMMFVAPIVSASLLTLSTIEVIFFIDVVTAAIAIITLSFFLKISLHKKATDKQTTSYLDDFKQGLNYIKTHSFLKTFFIFFAFFFVLMAPAAFLTPLQVTRSFGDDYWRLTAIEIAFSIGMMAGGAIIASWGGFRNKVYTMTFASMIMGVCTLALGIVPIFWVYLAMMAIFGVAMPIFNTPTTVMIQEKVDPDYLGRIFGVFGMISTSMMPIGMLIFGPLSDVIDIEWLLVGTGLFIVILSIFFIRNKRLVEAGLPLIKDAAQEQG, encoded by the coding sequence ATACCAACTGAATCACCAAACAAAAAACATTGGAAACGGGATATTATTATCTTTTTAAGTAGTCAAACATTTTCGTTATTTGGCTCTGCATTAGTTCAATATGCAATAATGTGGTACGTAACACTCACAACAAAATCGGGTATGATGATGACGTTATTTATTATTTGTGGTTTCATTCCTACCTTTATATTATCTCCGTTTGCAGGAGTATGGGCAGATCGTTTCAATCGAAAATATCTTATTATTATAGCAGATGCGATAATTGCCTTTGTCACACTGATTTTAGCCATTACATTTTTGTTGGGTTATGACGAGATATGGTTATTGTTCGCCATTGCTGCAGTACGCGCGCTCGGAGCAGGGATTCAAACGCCTGCCGTTGGGGCAATATTACCTCAAATCGTACCAGAGGATAAGCTGACGAAGGTAAATGGAATAAACGGAAGTCTTCAAGCGCTTATGATGTTTGTTGCGCCTATCGTAAGCGCGTCGTTGCTTACACTGTCAACAATCGAGGTGATTTTCTTTATCGATGTTGTCACAGCGGCGATAGCGATCATTACATTATCTTTCTTTTTGAAAATATCTTTGCATAAAAAAGCGACTGATAAGCAAACGACTAGCTATTTGGATGACTTTAAACAGGGTTTGAACTATATTAAAACCCACAGCTTTCTCAAGACCTTTTTTATCTTTTTCGCCTTTTTCTTTGTATTGATGGCACCGGCAGCATTTTTAACACCGCTACAAGTGACACGCAGCTTTGGAGATGATTATTGGCGATTGACAGCTATTGAAATTGCTTTCTCTATCGGTATGATGGCTGGCGGAGCGATTATTGCATCATGGGGCGGTTTCCGCAACAAAGTATATACGATGACTTTCGCTAGCATGATTATGGGCGTTTGTACGTTAGCTTTGGGTATTGTACCTATATTTTGGGTCTACTTGGCTATGATGGCTATATTCGGTGTTGCTATGCCTATCTTTAATACACCGACAACCGTAATGATACAAGAGAAAGTAGATCCTGATTATTTGGGACGCATATTTGGAGTTTTTGGTATGATATCGACTTCCATGATGCCAATCGGAATGCTGATATTCGGTCCGCTTTCGGATGTGATTGATATTGAATGGCTTCTTGTTGGAACGGGGTTGTTTATTGTGATACTGTCCATTTTCTTCATTCGTAACAAACGTTTGGTTGAAGCTGGGTTGCCGTTAATAAAGGATGCAGCACAGGAGCAGGGGTGA
- a CDS encoding ABC transporter permease gives MKFIHFLGDTAVMSGRVIRHSTRSIDTIITVIAMPIMIMLLFVYIFGGAMNTGDVRYIDYIVPGILLFCIASGVAYSSLRINNDLTKGIFERFHSMPIAKASILGGHVVASLVFNVISLLAIFLVAFGMGFRPKADVLGWVLAIGILLLSVLAFTWIAVTFGLLAKSFEGAGVFSYILMLLLFVSSAFAPTDSMPAAIRAFAEYQPMTPLIESIRSLLLGGTADKTTLVAVLWSLAILGFFWASAMRVYKRRMK, from the coding sequence ATGAAATTCATTCATTTTCTAGGCGATACCGCCGTCATGAGTGGGCGTGTCATCCGTCACTCCACGCGTAGCATCGATACGATTATTACCGTCATCGCCATGCCGATCATGATCATGCTGCTCTTCGTTTACATCTTTGGCGGAGCGATGAACACTGGTGATGTAAGGTATATCGATTATATTGTTCCCGGAATATTGCTTTTTTGTATTGCCAGTGGCGTGGCCTATTCTTCTCTCCGTATCAATAATGATCTCACGAAAGGAATATTCGAGCGATTCCACTCCATGCCGATCGCAAAAGCCTCCATTCTAGGTGGTCATGTGGTGGCATCATTAGTTTTTAACGTCATTTCATTGCTTGCCATATTCCTCGTTGCCTTCGGCATGGGATTTCGACCGAAAGCGGATGTACTCGGTTGGGTATTAGCTATTGGCATTTTGTTGCTTAGTGTTCTTGCGTTTACTTGGATTGCCGTCACCTTTGGCTTGCTTGCCAAATCTTTTGAGGGAGCCGGAGTGTTTTCTTACATTCTGATGTTGCTTTTATTCGTTAGCTCAGCCTTTGCCCCGACTGACAGCATGCCCGCGGCGATCCGCGCATTCGCGGAATATCAGCCCATGACGCCGCTTATCGAGAGCATTCGTTCACTTTTACTCGGAGGAACGGCGGATAAAACTACGCTTGTGGCGGTTTTATGGAGCTTGGCAATACTCGGGTTCTTCTGGGCTTCGGCCATGCGGGTTTATAAACGGAGAATGAAATAA
- a CDS encoding ATP-binding cassette domain-containing protein: MTSNDWAIEVIGLKKSYKNVAVLRGVDLTVQKGSTFALLGSNGAGKTTMIKILATLLQPDSGSAKINGSDVTKQPEHVRKEISLTGQSVTADYILTGRENLRMMAKLRHLPDPDKQAEELLRRFDLLDAADRRISTYSGGMCRRLDLAMSLLGNPSVIFLDEPTTGLDPQARIAMWDMIKDLARSGVTVFLTTQYLEEADHLADQIAILHEGHIVASGSPAELKNRLPRGHIELRFDNETTLNQARDLLKEFNATADSNNLTLSVITDGSTKQMMRLLTKAAESDIEIAEFAQKLPTLEDVFLAIVTSKKEDFQ; this comes from the coding sequence ATGACATCGAACGATTGGGCTATTGAGGTAATCGGCCTCAAAAAATCCTATAAAAACGTAGCAGTGTTGCGAGGGGTGGACCTCACCGTACAGAAGGGTTCAACCTTTGCCCTTCTCGGATCCAACGGAGCTGGTAAAACCACAATGATCAAAATTCTTGCTACCTTGCTCCAGCCCGACAGCGGTAGCGCAAAGATTAATGGAAGTGATGTAACTAAACAACCCGAACATGTTCGCAAGGAGATCAGCCTGACAGGACAAAGCGTAACCGCAGACTATATCCTGACTGGGCGCGAGAATCTGCGAATGATGGCCAAACTTCGCCATTTGCCCGACCCTGACAAACAAGCTGAGGAGTTGCTGCGCCGCTTTGACTTGCTCGATGCCGCTGACCGCCGAATCTCTACTTATTCCGGAGGTATGTGTCGGCGCTTGGATTTGGCTATGAGCTTATTAGGCAACCCGTCGGTTATCTTTCTCGACGAGCCGACCACCGGTCTTGACCCACAAGCCCGTATTGCTATGTGGGATATGATCAAGGATTTAGCGAGATCGGGTGTCACTGTCTTTTTAACGACACAGTATTTAGAGGAAGCCGACCATCTAGCCGATCAAATCGCGATTTTACACGAAGGTCATATCGTGGCAAGCGGCAGTCCGGCGGAGCTTAAAAACAGATTGCCTCGGGGGCATATCGAACTTCGATTCGACAATGAAACAACGCTAAATCAAGCACGCGACCTGTTAAAGGAATTCAACGCAACTGCAGATTCGAACAATCTCACGCTCTCGGTCATTACTGATGGAAGTACAAAGCAAATGATGCGATTACTAACGAAAGCGGCAGAAAGTGACATAGAAATTGCCGAGTTTGCTCAGAAACTGCCCACGCTTGAAGATGTGTTTCTCGCAATCGTCACCAGCAAAAAGGAGGACTTCCAATGA
- a CDS encoding DUF1048 domain-containing protein — MYKNFSAWLKDLRVQKKAYKECVKRSKALPNDYREVYNIASRYMLNFSSNDSSVINLFPEMLDMFEMGAAEGRDVLEIVGDDVMAFCDGLLEGVSAQTWTGKMRTKMNESIHKKLGR, encoded by the coding sequence GTGTATAAGAACTTTTCCGCTTGGCTAAAAGATTTGCGTGTTCAAAAGAAAGCGTACAAAGAGTGCGTAAAACGTTCAAAAGCGCTCCCGAACGATTACCGCGAAGTTTACAATATCGCATCGCGATACATGCTGAACTTCTCGTCTAACGATTCTAGCGTCATCAACCTGTTCCCCGAAATGCTCGACATGTTTGAGATGGGGGCTGCTGAAGGTCGAGATGTTCTGGAAATTGTAGGGGATGACGTTATGGCATTCTGCGACGGTTTGCTTGAAGGTGTTTCAGCTCAAACTTGGACAGGGAAAATGCGAACTAAAATGAACGAATCCATTCATAAAAAACTTGGAAGATAG
- a CDS encoding PadR family transcriptional regulator, with amino-acid sequence MENLTEMLKGVLEGCVLEIISRRETYGYEIVKTLNTLGFEDVVEGTVYTILIRLEKNKLVDIEKKPSEIGPPRKFYSLNESGQNELSQFWEKWGYVSSRLAQLKEDSRV; translated from the coding sequence ATGGAAAACCTTACGGAAATGCTGAAAGGAGTTTTGGAAGGCTGCGTACTTGAAATCATCAGCAGGAGAGAAACCTATGGGTATGAAATCGTAAAAACGCTAAATACGCTCGGTTTTGAAGATGTTGTCGAAGGAACGGTATACACCATCTTGATTCGGCTAGAAAAAAATAAACTCGTCGATATCGAGAAAAAACCGTCCGAAATAGGGCCGCCAAGGAAATTTTATAGCTTGAATGAATCCGGGCAGAACGAACTGTCCCAGTTTTGGGAGAAATGGGGATATGTTTCGTCAAGACTTGCTCAACTAAAGGAGGATAGCCGTGTATAA